The following nucleotide sequence is from Halobaculum sp. MBLA0147.
AGTCCGCGTCGAGGGCGCGGAGACAGGATCATCGCTGCCGCGGGCGCGGGTCACTGCCGAGAACGGAGCCGACGGGACGACGGTGACCGCGACGGCAGACGCGACGGGGCGAGTGTCGCTGGCGCTCGACCCCGGATACTGGACGCTCTCCGCGAAGTCACCGCGCGTCGACGACCGGACGGACGACGCACTCGCGTCGGCCGAACGGTCCGTCGTCGTCGCTCGCGAGACGACCACCGAGCGCGACGCCGCGGGTGAGACAGCGGCGTGGCGAGAGCGAGTCCTCCCGGCGGTGTGTGGTGCCGGCGTCGTGGCGGGGGTCGGCGGTGGGACGCTGGCGGTGTACTTCGGCGGCCTCGCCGCGGCACCGACGGCGCTCGGTGGGCTCCTCGTCGCCGTCGTCGGCGTGCTCGGGTACGCGTCGAGTGTCGAGTAGTGGAGTCGAGACGACAAGCGAACCGAGAGTTATCGGGTGTCGGCGACGTGGAGGTGGCTCACGTGTCGTCGACGTCCTCGAAGTCTACCTCGTCGAGTCCTGTTCCTGCCGCTTCGGCCGCTCCGACGTCGTAGTGTTCGTGGACCAGTGGACGGAGCGCCTGGAGAATCAGCTCCGCAGCCAGCGGCGAGACGTCGAGATCGGCAGCCATCGTCCGGTGAGTCACCTCGCCACGCTCGCGGTCGACCGCGTACGTGAGTGCCGTCGCGAGGCCGGTGACTCCGTGGCGATCGACGTAGGTGTCGATGTCCGCGTCCGTCTCTCGGCGACCGACGGCGTCGACGAGTGCCGGTGTGATCGTGTACTCGGTGTCACCGGCCCCCGTCGTCACGGTCAGGTCGATCTCGCGGGTGGTGTACCGCCGGGGCTGCTCGTCGTCGGTCACCGCGACGACACCGGCGTCGACGAGGCGGTCGACATAGCTGTACGCCGTCCCCTGAGCGAGGTCGAGGTTCTCCACGATGTCGCGGACGGTCGCCTCGCCCTCCCGATCGAGGTAGGCGTACAATCGAGCGAGTCGTGGCTCCTCGAGGAGGTCGGCGACCGAGAGGAAGTCTCGGACGACGTCGCCGTCGGTGCGGGTCGAGGTGCGTGACACGGTGGTCTCGACTACAGTTTACAGCGAATCGGTAAAGAGCGTTGCGACCAGTTGGTCGAG
It contains:
- a CDS encoding helix-turn-helix domain-containing protein encodes the protein MSRTSTRTDGDVVRDFLSVADLLEEPRLARLYAYLDREGEATVRDIVENLDLAQGTAYSYVDRLVDAGVVAVTDDEQPRRYTTREIDLTVTTGAGDTEYTITPALVDAVGRRETDADIDTYVDRHGVTGLATALTYAVDRERGEVTHRTMAADLDVSPLAAELILQALRPLVHEHYDVGAAEAAGTGLDEVDFEDVDDT